A single window of Mangifera indica cultivar Alphonso chromosome 18, CATAS_Mindica_2.1, whole genome shotgun sequence DNA harbors:
- the LOC123201411 gene encoding LOW QUALITY PROTEIN: peptide methionine sulfoxide reductase B1, chloroplastic (The sequence of the model RefSeq protein was modified relative to this genomic sequence to represent the inferred CDS: deleted 1 base in 1 codon) translates to MALSHSLSFPTRTTTTCISPKTQFAFLIKSKRLVPKQHRTASFSLRAMGASSSSSSRKSDNVQEAGRVDYASLSDDEWKKRLTQEQFYITRQKGTERAFSGEYWNTKTPGTYHCICCDTPLFESSTKFDSGTGWPSYYQPVGNNVKAKLDLSIIFMPRQEVLCAACDAHLGHVFDDGPPPTGKRYCINSAVLKLKPK, encoded by the exons ATGGCTTTATCTCATAGTTTAAGCTTTCCAACAAGAACAACAACTACTTGCATTTCTCCCAAAACCCAATTCGCTTTCCTCATCAAATCTAAACGTCTTGTTCCAAAACAACACAGAACAGCTTCCTTCTCACTCCGCGCCATGGGTGCTTCTTCTAGTTCTTCCTCCCGGAAATCAGACAACGTTCAAG AGGCGGGGAGGGTTGATTACGCTTCTTTAAGTGATGATGAATGG AAAAAGCGGCTCACGCAGGAGCAGTTTTACATAACGCGACAGAAAGGGACTGAGAGGGCTTTTTCTGG GGAATATTGGAACACCAAAACCCCTGGAACTTACCATTGCATATGTTGTGATACACCTCTATTTGA ATCATCAACCAAATTTGATAGTGGTACTGGATGGCCATCATATTACCAGCCAGTAGGAAACAATGTGAAGGCAAAGTTAGAtctatcaattatttttatgcCTCGCCAGGAAGTTCTCTGTGCTGCCTGTGATGCTCATCTTGGCCATGTATTTGATGATGGCCCACCTCCCACTGGAAAGCGCTATTGTATCAATAG TGCTGTGCTAAAACTGAAACCAAAGTAG